From the Helianthus annuus cultivar XRQ/B chromosome 17, HanXRQr2.0-SUNRISE, whole genome shotgun sequence genome, the window gatcatcaaaagttgaaaaaaattggattgtgaaatccgagtacaagtacttggatgtaccAAATGTTCATGTGGTACTTTCATATGTTGCATAGAAATGTTCGCTTATGTTTTTCTGAGAATTTTGCAGAACTTGATTTAAATCAAGAAACAGGGGTTAATGAAGACTGAGATGTTGTTAGTTGCTGACAAAGTACGAAGCATCACTACAACAAGATGTACTCGAGTCAGAAGATCAGATACGAATTATCGTCTGACAGTGATAGTACCTTTGAAGAAGTAcctgtgaacctgcttgaaagagaaGATATTGACAAAGAAAAGAACTGCTGAGAACCCCCCTCTCGCATTCTTTTTAAACAAGATATTCAAGCAAAAGCCGATAATATTCATGAAGAAAAAAAGACCCAAGTTTGAGGATGAAGAGATGAAGTATCTTCCCACAGAGACATGATAAAGAcagcataaacctagggggatatTGTAAGGCCATAAAATTGAGTAGGTTTACGCTTATCTTTATCAAACACACTTATAGGTTACTGGGCTTAGTTTTCTAGTGAGCTTGGGTTAGGCCATATGGGTTGATTTATATGTGGAACCTATATAATGTTATGTTTAGTTCATTACTAGGGTTAAGCATTTTGAAGCATTAGGGAGAAGCATTAGAGTTGGTTGTATGCGATTTGGTTCTTGAACGAATTGTACCAGACAAGCATTTAGATTGTGTGAAAACTTAATATACAACTGTTTTCTCTTGTTCTTATCACTTTCAATTGTTTTCCGCACTCTTGAACGTGTTTGTGATATCCTACGAAGAAGATCTCTGGACTTACATTTAATGTTAAAATAAGCCACTAATATGAATTTATGTATTAcatattgttaaaaaaaatttatatatagCCTAAAATTTATTCGGGTGTGAAAACTTCAAATATTAAAGCATttaacaagaaagcacgaaaacCGGGCGATGAAACgtctaattattattttataggCTTTCACACAAAATTGTACCAAATCACACAATAATGAAAATATTTTAATGTTCTAGGCATTTTAGAACAATTCCAATCAATAAAAATTTAACGGGTTATCATCAACATTCATTTCGGACAAAGGTTACCGTTACACAATTTGacaaatatttttatttattggATACAAACCTATGCATTTAAATTGACTTTGCTAGACTTATATAGACTAAATTTAACCATGACACAATTAACGTTAACTGGTTCAATTAAAGCGTACGGATTAAAGATTAGTTGTCGGGTGTCACTAAATGTGAACCTGGAGTTCAGTACTTCAATTCTCTGCTGAGCATTCTCTCGCTGCCACATTATGGCATGTCTGCTCTTGCGAGAATCAAAGTCATCAACCGTTCCAATGATTTTGAGGTGAATCTTTTTTAGAAGAAGATAAGGTTTAAGAATTGGAATGGATGGAAGAACGGGCTCTACAAGTCTCAGTTCCCAGATAGGATTCAAATTTGTTTTACTCTAGATCCTGAAACAAATACTGGTCGATACAAGCTGAGATACAAGACTCCAAGAGTGATGAAGAAGATTCTGTTAATGAAGTTGcctcatgatttttttttttttttttttttttttttttttttttttttttgcgggaACATGAAGCTATGGTGTTATAACTCAGTGACGGGCGAAAACAGTGATTGTATTTCGGGAAAATACACTGAATGTTTGGATCCTTGATTTAATGTGGATTGTGAACATGTCGAAGAAGGACATCTAAGCGTTGTTCAACAACTAGATCTTTTATGAAGACTATGATGTAGTTCAAGCCTTAGAGTTTCAGAAGGTTGTTCGAATATGCCACTGTTACGAGGTCAATTCTGAGCATGAACACGATCTTTGTTAATAAGTCCGCCCCTGATTTTGAGCATGAACACGAAATGCCTTTGAAACTCAAATTTAAATATTGGGTCCTTTTTTTAAATTGGATTATGTATGGAAGGACATCGTATTCTATGGCAGTGCTTACAAATGGAAGAAAAGTATAGATTGATACCTTATTCAAGTGGGAATATTAAAAGTAATTGGATTATGTATGGAAGGACATCGTATTCTATAGTAGTGCTTACAAATGGAAGAAAACTATAGCTTGATACCTTATTCAAGTGGGAATATTAAAAGTATTCCTAgattatataaaattataattgTTGTACTTTATATGTGGAAGGATTTTGAACTAGTGTTGCTGATTGCTAATTTCCAGCGGTCGACATTCAGAAACTCACATGGAAGGAGTTTTGAGTTGTAGCGTATCTTCATCCAAGATATATTGCCAGGCACTATATTTCAGGAGCATTAATTACGTTATTTACTTGGAGATTTGACTTGGATTTTATGAACTGTTTCTTTACATTAATGATTGGTCTAATTAGTTAATGTATTTGCAAAAGTACAAATGAGATCCTTTTTTCAAGACGAAGTAAAAAACTGACACTAAAGTTTTGTTTTGctccttagaccatgtgtagtagTATAACCTTATAATGCctccaccatggggcattatacgatacgtggcgtcctagtcagcaagggggcattatagcaaaagtggtgtagtgggtataatgccccataatgccccttccaattattaaaaaggattaaaaaaaaaaaaaaactatattcaTAGTCATCCACTAATGTTTTTTCCTATTGGTTAGTCAAAGGTCAACCCCACTCCCTTTGTACACTTTGAGCGTTTTAAAGAAAACGCCGAACAaactttttttccaaaattttgaaAAGTAACGCCTACTGTAATGGTATTGTGGGCGTTATAGggcgttttttttgaattttttttaaagaaaacgccccactacacatggtcttataatttggttattttaattgttttatcCCAATAATTTAAAAACGAATATTTTCATTTCTCATCTTGCTACTTTTACTCTAATATGCTCCCAGGCCTTAGCTCCATCTAATATGTATGTTAACTAAAAgagtattttggtaattttactgATAAAAGTACAGACATCTAAgtcttttcatatatatatatatatatataggagaaagatccgttagaaaccaccctttattgcgagaaccaatgtgaacataaccaaaaatacctaaaaaaatctaaaaaaacacaactttttaatattttttttttataaaaaatcgctaatTTTCGTCAGAAAAAAACCTTTTTGATTATGAAAattagcgatttttttataaaataatattaataagcgttgtttagatttttttagattttttttgagaGTTTagctttgtggtttagtttttagcattcaACATCCATCCGACCACCACCTGAAATCGGAGCCGGCCACCACCATCTCTCTCTCTAACCACCCCACTATCATCATGACTTGCTGGAAGCTACAACCTCAGCAACCCACCGTCACCTGCGGACAACCACCTCAACATCCCACCCACCCACCGTCAACATCATCTGACCACTAGAGACGACCGTAGCACTTCGATTCCGGGGTCGATCTAGGGTTATAGAAGACGACACAATTAGTGGTCAATTTAGTTTTCAGGCCATCTAGTGGTTTGGGTTTAAACTATATCGTCCTCCAATGGATAGGGTGGGTTGGGTGGGGTGGCGGTCTGGTGGAGCGAGGTGGTGGTCAGcgatgatgatgaatctgaacAGCGGGAGCGTTGGCGAAACAAACCTGTTACTCCATTCATGTTGTTGATTGATGAACCATGGTGTAGGTTGAGTTAGGGTGGTGGTGGTAGGTTGTTAATGGTGATGGCGGTGGCAGGTTGTGCGGGACGTGGTGGTGGTAGGTTGTTTAtggtgatggttgtggtggtTGTTGATTGGTGGTAGTATGGTGGTTGCTGATGcctgatggtgatggtgatggtcaGAGTATTGTTTTTAGAGGGAGAAAGGGATGAGAGAGATTATCTATATATAAGTGGATTATTTGagttaataataaataaaaattaaatttaaatacatatatataattacCATAATACCCTTATCTTTAACAAATTTTTAGAcagagttagaggcggggagtgAAATGAGGATAAGTTAAATAGACCAGTGAGTAAAATAGTTATTTTTAAAGGATTTAAGCACAACTGTTAAAATGACAATACCATAGGGAGTAAGAATGGAAGTATAATAAAATTGTTATCATAGGGCATCGCTTGAAATATATACCACTAagaccataggtaatggttaatgcccactaacgggcatttttcaccacatcatcatcataatgcccttttaaaaaaggtgtaatggttaatgcccatttcatttattactttccattatttttcttctctttgggcattattatagaaatgccccTCACTCTTCATACCCTTATAATGCCCATGAgtaatggtgtaagggcattatcaaaatctttcataCCCCCATTACATATGGTCTAATGTATATTATGTTTGCATTTTTATAGCTAAATAATTTACAAAATATTTAAGGTAAATCCGATTCCCTGCCATATTTTGAGGTTTCATGCAATTTTGTATCTGACTTTTCTTTTTGTTATGTTTACGTAATTTTAAAATCggaaaaaaaaattgggataaACTTATGTTGCACATATTAAGGATAGAGTTATAGAGGGCAGGAGATAGTTTGGTGATATGCTTAGGGGACAAATGACAACATTTGTAATAATGTTTTGAAGGAATAGTAGACGCAGACTCAAACTAGTATCTATCAGACAAAATTTCTTagatttagagttaattacacaaatgggtcatgtggtttatacctagtttcgcctttgggtactaactttattttttaacaggtttaggttctatgttttcaattttgtaacacctttgggtactaacaccaaaattagttaattaataactaaaatacccttgtattttttaagtttatcaatgtaacacatttgggtactaacacctaattttatttaagtttaaatcaatttttcaaaatctatttatttttttattttcttctttttattatatctcttaattaacataaactctatttattttttttattttcatatttttattaaatttcttatttaacataaaatctatttgttacaccattatttttttaaatagattttttaaataaaatctactagctatatagttttatgtaaattaaatttcttactcgttttaaatattgtaaaccttactcgttttcaattttggattgaaatgattgataataataaatatctttcatgtaaaaaaaattaagccttttttaactcgttttttttcatttacattttactattttagaaagatatttaatttacataaaactttatagctaggtattttagataaaactatatagctaggtattttagataaaactaaaaaaatttaagcctttttttaactcgtttcttttttgtaaaaaaatatttaatttacataaaataatATAGCTGgtagattttactggtgcaactagtagattttatctaaattaattatctttctaaaatagtaaaatgtaaatgaacaaaaaaacaagttaaaaatggcttaacttttttttacatgaaagatatttattattatattatcaatcatatatatccaaaattgaaaacgagtaaggtctacattatttaaaactagtaagaaatttaatttacataaaactatatagctagtagattttatttaaaaaatctatttaaaaaaaatactggtgtaacaagtagattttatgttaaataagaaatttagtaaaaatataaaaaaataaatagactttatgttaattaagagatataataaaaagatgaaaataaaaaaaataaatagattttgtaaaattgatttaaacttaaataaaattaggtgttagtacccaaatgtgttacattgataaatttaaaaaaatgcaagggtattttagtcattaattaactaattttggtgttagtacccaaaggtgttacaaaattgaaaccatataacctaaatctgttaaaaaataaagttagtaccaaaaggcgaaattaggtataaaccacaggactcatttgtgtaattaactcttagaTTTATAGATCTTCAAGAACATGATCAGTTATAAGATTTCTAGAGTCGTTGGATAAATGTTAGGGAATTTTAGGGGACATATGAGTTTGTCCCACTTTTGTCGGTAGTTTTTTCAAGTGTTACATGGTGCTAGTGTAGGATTTTTTGGTTAAGATTTTTAGGGGACGTATAAACATCAGCTAAAGATTAGGATCTTTAGTCGATATAGGTGTTTCATGATCTTTTATATGTCATCTTCTATCTTTTCTCATCTAAACCATTAAACtattttctttttctgtagttCCTCTTATAGATACTTTTATGCGATTTGTACTTTTGTGTTGTAAAAAcctaagggtgtttgttttttctttttggaGCCAGAGCCTCATTGGTAGCATAGGTGCATACGTTTCGCCAGCCCTAGTTAACTATCGGATATGACTAGGTACATATGTTTCTTTGCTTGTGACAACGGACATCGACACCacattttttgttggtttggcaTCAAGTATTGACTAGATGATTTTATAAGCTTAGGTAATACCCATTTGCAACCTCATTTACCTATGTATGTATTAGAAAATATATAATGAAAAATTTGGAATTAGGGGATCAACTAAGTGCATCGATCATGCTCAAAAAATATAACTATATATTCTTTCAACAACTTGTGATATCATAAACAACTATATAATTGTATATTCTTTCAACAACTTGTGATATCATAAACAACTAAATAATTGTTCAAAATGATGAAGCCGGCCCCTTGTAACATAAAAATAGTGTTGGCAGGGGATTTTTACATGGTTTAAAAGCTCTCTCCCTAATGGTTTACTAAAATTAACAACCTAAGTAATCTGGATCATGGAACAGGCAATCTGGAGATTAGATCTGTGAAGACATCTTCTTGGCAACAAATTGTTAGACCCCCCATAGGATGGTCAAACCCGAACTCCTCTTCAGACCGGCGTAGCAAATCTTGAAATAGAGGATGTTCAAGAAATGATAACGGAACCACAAATCGAGTCTTCTGAATTTCTCCAACATAGACCGCCAAATAACCTTTCGGTACATCTAACTTGTTTCGGTTGCATAGTCCTTGCAATTTGCTGAAGTTTTTGGTTTTGCTGCTAAACGAAGGAAACCGGATAATGGCCATTTCTTGACAAGAAAAGTTGACAAGTAGGATACCAGGTAATGTGCCTTAAAAGAACAGAAGGAAATATTCAAACGATGGTTTAGAAGTATTGTTGTGACATGACATGCTTGCATTTATAACGTTTTGGCATTGGATGccaaattaaaataaatatataaataaccTATTTTAAGTAGTCCTCCATGTGATAACCTAACATGGCtctttttctgatttttataatgaCGCCATTTATCATATTATTGTGTACGGTGCACGTCGTAAATACTTTTGATTAGTTTGACTTGGCAAGTTCTTAATTTTATACTTAAAGTTGAtttatacctatatctattatggGTAGGTTTAATATGGAGCTTTTAAGAGTTTCTAGGtttaagtttttgaaaaaaacttCCACctaataaaaagtcttgtttggttgaaaaaGTTTGAAACTTTTAGATTAGGAGTTTGATTCtttaaacatatctggttctttaacgatcttagcaatgaaagctttaaattctcccttttcatcaacaaacatatcccagctaaaaccttcagataacctttcatcatcttgatcgactaagCATGCTTTGTTTTCGGATGATATGTaattgttccagttaaaatccaccaaacacgctctctttgaatccttaatcgcttttctaccatgagccacctgcggttcttgctgttgaccaacctgttgataaatggctttccgatagtaatcgtcttttccgaacggattctgagttccactagcttccctgttctcgcattctctcttgaaatgacctttctccctgcatcggaAACAAgaaactttagatttatcaaaacctaaagtagaaacatgtgcatcaagaaagtcatttctcccagtaattagcttgaacttttcagctcgtctaggaacactagctagacaccatttgatgtccatcagttccatttcttcggcgtctatctgatcgtaatcctcctttgtgagcataggattcccgatccttccaGCCACTAACCCTTCATATGATAATAGTACAGatccaagtagagccatgtgatctttcgcaacctcttctgaaaaactttgaccttctggaagattcaaCGCGATGTTACActggatcacataaccatttcctgttgttggtgcacttgtgtctgtactttgtctgtattcggtctgtatgtaaacgatgtcctaaatcagtctgtaagttgaccaagtcaactatcctcctagtttgacttggacaatatgatgtttgtctggatcgaaggatagcctcgaaggatacgcatcatccttcgaggtgctcgaaagatatggtttgaccattagacatcgaaggatgatccttcgatgtccatgctgatcgttcgagctccctgtcatcgatagatgatccttcggaccatctatcgatccttcgaccaagacctgctgtgtatgggtataaatacccatgcagtgtgttagtgttggatagatgcacacatagagagttagaaaaactctgctggaaaacacacacacacactttagagagtttgcaaacagattgtaaaccttgtgcttgtaaccgtaaaccttcatacgtattaatacagtggtgttaatcggtgaactttgtgtgttcttgtgtttgttcttgcttcatcccggtttgcctactagcttggattccgcactcgctagtgggttagtataacaaggtttaggtttgttctcgatcctccgagaaaagggacctacaagtggtatcagagcctcgctctttaccttgtttaaaaccggtttgttcaagttccttggtgtgtttgaacacttggtttagcacccgtttttggtagttttctgcataaaaacgcgtactaaacctatcgggagtgttcggggtcggtttgggtaacataaaaattgtttttgtgaaactttgatttttccggccgtGTTCCGATCATCTTTCCGGTGACTGGACTTGGGGATAAGGTTGccattttgggtaaactttttgaaagtcaaaaagttggtgaaaaagttgttgacagaaccatcctttctgccgaaagttggctcaccaaccacatcaacttttcaccaacctgtcgtactttgtgtcagtgtgtcagagctgtcgaaagatatccttcgacatcgaaagatatccttcgacatctttcgatcaaaggcagctcgaaagataagcatccttcgagtagtctttcgaagtctaagggttatccttcgtagttggaatcttttcgaaagttggttgtccgaaagataaggatacatctcgaaagataaggatctttcattgtgaatctttcgagatcagtattcgaaagatatagatctttcgaactgtgaatctttcgtgataatcagtcgaaagataaggatctttcattgagaatctttcgaagactttgctcgaaactcaacagtaatctttcgatcactgttgatccttcgaacaagtcttgatctttcgatcagattgtatctttcaattgttgTCTGTTTGTTCTTAActgtttgtggtgtgtaggttatttgttaatttttgatcacaatgagttgcacaagtccttgggattggagtacggatccacaaccagatctgaaacagatgtcgatggctgaatatatgacgagtgccattccaaaacaacaacaatcaataagttcgtgtcaatgggctttggtatccaatcaaagtcaaagtcttcagaatcttctgattagtgaaagtgaaacaggcagtaacaatcgtccaccaaagctgaaccacatgaacgattttccgtcatggaaaggccgctttcacacatatgttcaaggacaaagcaccgacctttggatgtgttttgtcaatgcattcaatgaaagtcttgaaagtagagcatccacttcggaaggttacgccaacatgcttgaaaatgacaagaaggcttatgaattggagaaaaaggcctatgccatacttactcaagcactcaacaaagacatctaccatcagttttcatattgcaagaccacgaaagcattgtgggatgccttagttgctaggggagaaggcaatgcagctgctcgaaagtctaggcatgatttgttgaagaaagaatttgaatcttttcagtttttggaaaacgagactctgaatgatatgaccacacgtttctatcatttgattagtgaaatgtgtgcttatggggtggcagctactcaacaagacatggtgaataggtttgctgacgccctacccccaaaatggagttcgtttattgagttgttgaagcatactaaagctctagatgagattaacatctatgagttcattcagaagctggaacataaaaatgatgaagaaattaggaaagcaaggcgtgctccagctcctcagaatacagaaatgtatttgcctggttttggtccttcagctagttctgttcaacaaccgaagcttcaaactgcttttgtgtccaatacgagttcctttccatttcctcaatcaacagctgctccaccacaacctcaattcgatccgaggtcttacattcctgttccaacacagccacaaccacaacctcaacaacaacaacagcaagctcactatacaagcaatcctcaacctcagcctcaaagtcatcacacaatccgagtcgacaactcaaatctttcacaccttagtattgaagttgctaaggaacatatggaaattatcaacaccatggtcagtgcttactgtggtttggtagctggtcagcttggaaacatcaacatgaccaatgaagattatgatcagatcgacaaggaagaaatggagttgatggatattaaatgggcttttgctagtgcggttagaagggcaaaagatttcatggcacgaactggaagaacttcgttggaaggaaagaaaaacacgaagtatgggtttgatattaatgccgtcacgtgctttaactgtggcgagaaagggcactttaaacgtgagtgcactcgaccaacaaaacacggcaatcacaacccgttcagaaaccagactaatgtgaatgcccaacaagaaaaccgtgaacggaggatggtggcagtgaataacaatcagggacagcctggagctaccaatcacaatcgggctttggctgttcaagctgatgaaggatgtgactggtcagttcagtttggtgatggtgatcagggaagtggaactgcattgtatgctaaggtcatcgagcaggttcaaaaagaagaatcttctgggagcgatgacagttctggttattcgggcagttcagatgaagaaggctctgtttctggggataatcactcagagcctgatgtgaatgaagaaggagatgatgatatacaggagctactgaatgaagctgatgagcttaaatgtcagaaatcaattctgattaggaaggctgctgctacatcaatggaaatggaaaagctattctctgaagatggagctttttcttttcaaactgcctttatggcaaatggttcagcctctactagtcaggtaacttctgaacctcctgctcctagtatttgtaaatcatgtgcagaaatgaagcttgaatcagaaaagcttcatagtcataatcagaatttggttattgaactgtcaaaatgccaagaggcaaacatggctttaacccggaatgaaaaagaatttaaatctgtaatagaaacattaaagaaaaatgtgtccgaggttaacaaagtagtttaccacaaacaagtaagtataaatgaatacattaaccttgtggaagaaactaagaagcaattagccattgcccaatgcaagcatgatgcgatcaaacagaaattggatagttattctaactcccgatttgtgcttgatcacatcatagacgttcaacaactgaaaggtaacgtgaaaggtgtagggtataaggcgtgtccaccccctttgatggacaactataccaagatgcccgatgaagaggaaatgcctcggtatgaacccagtgtgcctttgaactttgaggaattttctactggcctagggttcaaatcggacagttcttcaaacacagcccctAAGGAACCAGAAACTTCACCTtccatgaaacaaagtcctccaattatcgaggactatgagacatcggatgatgaatcagatgtggctgtaagtgatcaggataaatcacttggcaagatgaaaggagtagatattccacgagagaatcacattctttgtgatcctgatactcctgaggttccatctgttgagaagcaagtgattgatcctgtcaaggttgataagacaggtgtgtctactgttaaaagcagtaatgtgttgtacactttggttggagata encodes:
- the LOC110922882 gene encoding auxin-responsive protein SAUR21: MAIIRFPSFSSKTKNFSKLQGLCNRNKLDVPKGYLAVYVGEIQKTRFVVPLSFLEHPLFQDLLRRSEEEFGFDHPMGGLTICCQEDVFTDLISRLPVP